A single Marinobacter sp. es.042 DNA region contains:
- a CDS encoding alpha/beta family hydrolase codes for MELIKTKGYVSHSEVVLILAHGAGAPADSSFMEELSAALELEGIATVRFEFPYMQKRRLDGKKRPPDREPVLLDCFIRVVDQVRSDCGAGCRVLVGGKSMGGRMASILASRRKGIDGVVCFGYPFHPPGKPDRWRTAHFQDVSCPMLVLQGTRDPFGKPSEMAGHEQELEGIRLHWLEGGNHDFQPLKSQPQTQAELIVAAARETRIFVDERL; via the coding sequence GTGGAGTTGATTAAGACCAAAGGCTATGTGAGTCACTCGGAAGTCGTATTGATTCTTGCTCATGGCGCGGGCGCGCCGGCTGACTCTTCGTTCATGGAGGAGCTTTCGGCAGCGCTGGAGCTTGAGGGCATTGCGACGGTCCGTTTTGAGTTCCCGTATATGCAGAAAAGGCGTCTGGATGGCAAGAAGCGGCCGCCCGACAGAGAGCCCGTGTTGCTGGACTGCTTTATACGGGTTGTTGACCAGGTGCGATCAGATTGCGGAGCTGGCTGCAGGGTACTGGTGGGTGGCAAATCCATGGGTGGACGCATGGCCAGCATCCTGGCCAGCCGTCGAAAAGGTATTGATGGTGTCGTCTGCTTTGGTTATCCCTTCCATCCGCCCGGGAAACCCGACCGCTGGCGTACCGCGCACTTCCAGGATGTGAGCTGCCCTATGCTGGTGCTTCAGGGGACAAGGGATCCATTCGGGAAACCGTCCGAGATGGCTGGCCATGAGCAGGAATTGGAGGGAATCCGGTTGCACTGGTTGGAAGGAGGTAATCACGATTTCCAGCCGCTGAAAAGCCAGCCACAGACCCAAGCGGAGCTGATTGTGGCGGCTGCCCGGGAAACACGGATCTTTGTGGACGAGCGGCTTTGA